The Candidatus Methylomirabilota bacterium genome includes a window with the following:
- a CDS encoding tetratricopeptide repeat protein — protein sequence MSVRSGVFVALAFGAAVAYLGSLNATRVRVALSSDWAWDVPLVALVVGTFVAGAALAFVFGLARDLRRTYVDYQRTRDARRAESLTELYHRGVDAQLSGRPEAATQAYGELLKRSPDHAQAHARLGEMALERGDVQGALVHHLDALRTDERPEIVLAAAEDYRRTGRPDDAAAMLERLLVEAPEHLTALRALRDLSAERGDWRRALQAQERVAAAAGPAERAQEQSWLAGIHYELGRSLLGQGQIPPAMARFREALRAEPDFLPATVALGDAHLRAGDSREALRVWERGLEANPALPLLTRVEQLYRDGGRPTRMIALYQDASARAPESLALAFALGRVYFELAMLDEAADQFQKVEVRAPDLPGLHAYLGAIFERRGQPADALAEYRRALQATGTFEWPHRCALCGAEHGLWMERCPSCRRWNTSRP from the coding sequence GTGTCAGTCCGCTCCGGCGTCTTCGTCGCACTGGCGTTCGGGGCGGCCGTCGCCTATCTGGGCTCCTTGAACGCCACCCGCGTCCGGGTCGCCCTGTCCTCGGATTGGGCCTGGGACGTCCCCCTCGTGGCGCTGGTGGTCGGCACCTTTGTCGCCGGCGCCGCCCTCGCCTTCGTGTTCGGGCTCGCGCGGGATCTCCGCCGTACCTACGTGGACTATCAGCGCACCCGCGACGCGCGGCGGGCCGAATCGCTCACGGAGCTCTACCACCGCGGCGTGGACGCCCAGCTCTCCGGTCGCCCGGAGGCGGCGACCCAGGCCTACGGCGAGCTGCTGAAACGGTCCCCCGATCACGCGCAGGCGCACGCCCGGCTCGGGGAGATGGCGCTCGAGCGTGGAGACGTCCAGGGCGCCCTCGTGCACCATCTCGATGCCCTCCGCACCGACGAGCGCCCCGAGATCGTGCTCGCCGCCGCCGAGGACTATCGGCGCACCGGCCGGCCCGACGATGCCGCCGCCATGCTCGAGCGCCTCCTCGTCGAGGCGCCGGAGCACCTGACCGCGCTGCGCGCGCTTCGGGACCTGAGCGCCGAGCGCGGCGACTGGAGGCGCGCCCTCCAGGCTCAGGAGCGCGTGGCCGCCGCGGCTGGCCCCGCCGAGCGGGCCCAGGAGCAATCCTGGCTGGCGGGCATCCACTATGAGCTCGGCCGGTCGCTCCTGGGTCAAGGGCAGATACCGCCCGCCATGGCCCGCTTCCGCGAGGCCTTGCGCGCGGAGCCTGATTTCCTGCCCGCCACTGTCGCGCTTGGCGACGCGCATCTGCGTGCCGGGGACAGCCGCGAGGCGCTCCGCGTCTGGGAGCGCGGGCTCGAGGCGAATCCCGCGCTGCCGCTCTTGACCCGCGTCGAGCAGCTCTACCGTGACGGAGGCCGGCCCACTCGGATGATCGCCCTGTACCAGGATGCGAGCGCCCGTGCCCCTGAGAGCCTGGCCCTCGCCTTCGCCCTCGGCCGCGTCTATTTCGAGCTCGCCATGCTCGACGAGGCGGCCGACCAGTTCCAGAAGGTGGAGGTGCGCGCCCCGGACCTGCCAGGCCTGCACGCCTATCTGGGCGCTATCTTCGAGCGCCGGGGACAGCCGGCGGACGCCCTGGCGGAGTACCGCCGGGCCCTCCAGGCCACCGGCACGTTCGAGTGGCCGCACCGCTGCGCCCTGTGCGGCGCGGAGCACGGCCTCTGGATGGAGCGGTGCCCGTCGTGCCGGCGCTGGAACACGTCGCGCCCATAG